Genomic DNA from Theileria equi strain WA chromosome 4 map unlocalized gcontig_1105316255033, whole genome shotgun sequence:
CGTAGCTGATGATTTCAGAGATGCATATAGCTGGATTCGTTTGAATACAGATCCTGAATCAGTAATAATGGCGTGGTGGGATTATGGATATCAACTCAAACAAATGGCTGATCGCACAATTTTGACTGATAACAACACATTCAATGCTACTCATATAGCAACAACTGCAATGGTAAAAAGATACACGAAATATGAGAGTATACAGATATTCGCTTCCCCAGAGGAAACTGCGCACAAGATCCTAAAAAAATTAAGGGTAGACTATGTCATGGTTGTGTTTGGAGGAGTCGCAAAATACTCGGTAGATGATGTGAACAAGTTCTCATGGATGGTAAAAATTGCATCAAAAGATTTCCCTCATATCCATCCGAGGAAATACATTTTACCAAGGAAAGGGGTTAGTAGGATGCATCTAGAAAACACTGTTATAGACAAAGAGAGAAGGAAACAAGCATTGGAAAGAGTCACTATTGTTCAAACTCTCTTATTACAAGGTATTATCGGTAACAGACACTGACAAAGTTCGGGAGATTCCGATGCCACaagatgatataaaattGAGTCACTTCTCCGAGTCCTATACATCGGGAAACTGGCTAGTTAGAATATACAAGGTTAAAAATTAAGGATTATTTGTAATTTGTTGTGCCATCATTTGTTGAGTGACAAATACTTCCATTTCATCGTCGCTGGGAATATActttaaaacaaaaatgGCACTATACGATAATATTCCACAAATCAAAATAAAATTTGTCAAATTCGAAAAGTCTGTAGCTGTAATACCCATGAAATATACAAGTAGGGCTGTAAATATCTTGCTTACGGCAAGCCCGAGACTCTTTACCGTCATGAGTGCAGCAAATACACTGGCTTCCAATCCCTTTGGGGCTATCTTGGATGTGTATGTCAATATAGgcaaaatttgcaattCTCCAATAGCTTCCAACAAAAATCCACCGCAGAGAATTAAAACCTTGTCTGGGATTCCTAAactcttgttcattccGCTTGTCAACAAGGCTGGTGACATATAAAATGGGAGCGCGATAAGTGTAGACCATAGGAGTATCTTTCGTGTTCCAGAACTCCCATATAAATACTTGTGAGCCAATATACCTGATAAAGCAGCAATACCATACACAAGTCGCAATGTACCCATGAACGTAGCGGTATATCCCAGTTCATTTGTAATGTAGTAAAATAGCGATTCAAAATAATCTGGACCACAAACCAACACAAAAACATAGAGCGCAGGATACATGATAACCggatttttcaaaaagATAATGAGTTCCTTTGCCGGATGAGAAGTATATACAATAACAGCCTTATCCTCGTGCAAGAACAAACTAAAGAATGTGATTAGAAGCGGGAACATGCTAGTTATGACAAATATGCGCTCTTTCGAGTAAGTTTCAAGTAGTGATCCTGAATAGTATGAAACCAATAATGACGCGAGAGCTCTAGATCCGATAAATGAGCTCAAAttatcatctcctttgGATATATTTTCGACAACCAGAGCTTCGGCGATAGTGATACAAAATGCCAGAGAAAACTGGATAAAGAACAGAGACAACAACGCACCCCAAAGTGTTGGCGGGAATATTGCCAAACTTAGAAAACTAAACGACTGCAATAAACTGAGTAGTATGAGATAGTGCTTTCTTCTCGTTCCAAATATCGGTTTTGAATCGGTGATATATGCCAATACCGGGCGAGTGAGATACGGTATGGATGGTACAATGTACACAGCAGATAACTGTGAAGGCGACAATGAAAGATCGTCCTTGAACATGTAATAAAGTGCGAGTGACGCCAAATGTAAGAGCCCTTCGGAGAATCCAATCATATACACCAAAAATAGAGTGAGCTTCCTCTTGGATTTAGGAAAGAACCAGGCTCCCTTGTAGTCGTCATCGAACTTGAACGAAGCCAGGTCTAGGTCCTTATCCAAATCAACCACTGTGGTAGTCATTCTTTGTCATCAAACATCCCGGCAGATAAATACCAAGAATTGCGATTTGTACAAACACAATGCTGAAATTAGCAATTGGATGCCTGCAGTCCCTAAATAAACAAAGTGACTACTAAATGACAAGGgttatatttttcaatttCTCATTCCCATCAGATACACCTTAAACTCATCTTGATGTCGATTTAGGACAATACGCGTAGATGTAGAGAAACTGCTTCAACGAGAGATGTGCTTCAAACCCCCATATGGTAGCTGTGGTTAGAGAGGTGTTAATGGCTACTAAAGGATaatttttattcattcACCGCATGAATACGAACAGAAGAGCCAGCGATGCCAATAATGGCATAAGTTGTGATTCAGTTCCACTGGTGGAGAGCATGACGGTTGTCATCTTCCCGTTTATCCAGTTTTTCCACATGTGTATACAGATAAACCCATAGCTTGTTGCCAATTAAAAAACACATTCTCCCGTGCCTTATTCGGTCCCGTTAACCCAGAATGGACTGCAAGCGCAGTTCTCTACCTGCCTATCCACACCCCTAGGGACCTTCATGTACAGATTTTATTAACGAATCAACTGTAGATTTAAAGTATAACTTGTTACCATGCTGTACCAGCCATGGGTCTGAACCCTCGAGTGACTTGTATTAGGCGTCATTTTCCATACACTTGCaacttttgtttttagTCCATTTGATGCTCTTATACttgaaaataaaacttGAGGTTGTTTAGTCTCGATACATAGTTGCTAACTTGAAGCTGTACCTGGAAACTCTCTTTATAGAATGCCTTTGCATATATAACGTACAAAACGGCCACAAACACGACGATGTAGACTACAATGAACTAATTCTATAGAATAAAACGTTGAATCATGGCTAGCGACCGTGAAGAAAGGAGGATGGATTTCTGCTACAACTGCAAAGTTCACGTGAGGTCTCAAAGTTGCTTTGCAAACGAAGATGACGCTGCTGTTGAACAAGAGGATGGCAGTAACTCAGAACCACGAAAAAGTAGCAGAGAAGCACCCATTTTAAACTACAAGAAGGTAGTCGCTCTAGCGAACACCTTCTCTTCAAAAGTTGCCGAGGTTATGAATTTTTGGGGATACTATGGCCCAAAAGGTGAAGCCTTTTATGAGAATGTAGGTAATTATTGTCTCACAATTCTGCCAGATCATATGTCAAGATGTAGAAGATGCCACTGTATATTCTCCAATAAGATTAAATGTCGTTGTGCAGAATGTTCTGGCGATACAACACCAAGTCACTATCTTATTGTTATGCACGGagttttatcatctccaaTTGATATGATTCACGTGGTAAAAACCATTATGGAACGATACCCAAAGTTGTTTATATATCTACCATCCTGTGTAGCGGGGAAAAGTCTACTAGGTTTAAATTATGTATTAAAGATTTTATCGCAGGAGCTGCGGATTctattttccaaaattccAAAAACTGTACATATGAGCATGTTAGGTCATTCCTTTGGAGGGGTACTATTAAGGTATTGGCATATGTTTTATGTTAAAGGCTCACTTCATGAGCTGGAAACACCAAGGTGTTATGACCATGTAGCCCAAATTTCAGCAGAAGACGAAATGTTTACAGATGCAAAAAGTGGAGAAGAGTTCTTTGATGTTTCTGAAGCTGACTTTGGAGGCATTGAAGTTACATGGAAAAATTTTATAACATTGGCAACTCCACACGCTggaatttatgaaaattccCTAGGATTCAGAAAGTTTGTAAGTCTAATAGGCTCTCAAACTGTAAGCGAATTGGAAAATGAGACAGTCGATTTACTCTACCTATTAGGAGAATATGGAATAAACAGTATAGGCAAGTTTGAGAATGTCTGCATATACGGAAATATATCCGGAGATTACATGGTTGCTCCTAGAACATCAATTATACTACCATACTGGGCGTACCCGGAAAAAGTTGTCAGCTTTTTTGCCAAAGTCACGGAAAAGGAACCTGGAATTCCTCAAAATGTGAATGAAATGTATGCAGAATATAAAGCAAATGACAAGGAAAAACCCTGCAAAAAATC
This window encodes:
- a CDS encoding BT1 folate/biopterin transporter family protein (encoded by transcript BEWA_014620A) — encoded protein: MTTTVVDLDKDLDLASFKFDDDYKGAWFFPKSKRKLTLFLVYMIGFSEGLLHLASLALYYMFKDDLSLSPSQLSAVYIVPSIPYLTRPVLAYITDSKPIFGTRRKHYLILLSLLQSFSFLSLAIFPPTLWGALLSLFFIQFSLAFCITIAEALVVENISKGDDNLSSFIGSRALASLLVSYYSGSLLETYSKERIFVITSMFPLLITFFSLFLHEDKAVIVYTSHPAKELIIFLKNPVIMYPALYVFVLVCGPDYFESLFYYITNELGYTATFMGTLRLVYGIAALSGILAHKYLYGSSGTRKILLWSTLIALPFYMSPALLTSGMNKSLGIPDKVLILCGGFLLEAIGELQILPILTYTSKIAPKGLEASVFAALMTVKSLGLAVSKIFTALLVYFMGITATDFSNLTNFILICGILSYSAIFVLKYIPSDDEMEVFVTQQMMAQQITNNP
- a CDS encoding conserved hypothetical protein (encoded by transcript BEWA_014630A) encodes the protein MASDREERRMDFCYNCKVHVRSQSCFANEDDAAVEQEDGSNSEPRKSSREAPILNYKKVVALANTFSSKVAEVMNFWGYYGPKGEAFYENVGNYCLTILPDHMSRCRRCHCIFSNKIKCRCAECSGDTTPSHYLIVMHGVLSSPIDMIHVVKTIMERYPKLFIYLPSCVAGKSLLGLNYVLKILSQELRILFSKIPKTVHMSMLGHSFGGVLLRYWHMFYVKGSLHELETPRCYDHVAQISAEDEMFTDAKSGEEFFDVSEADFGGIEVTWKNFITLATPHAGIYENSLGFRKFVSLIGSQTVSELENETVDLLYLLGEYGINSIGKFENVCIYGNISGDYMVAPRTSIILPYWAYPEKVVSFFAKVTEKEPGIPQNVNEMYAEYKANDKEKPCKKSKFGTKEECIEHFINKFYHITAKRINNTKHLSYLQRCTAWDSHENLDNVNILECLKVFSKKDLDNITSVITIIVMNASEDHLNNMDGSDKLLYTEIILSLLYKLGTSRFAVYIPTFHIPHKSIVSNIETPMQNYYTEQILKHVTDNFII